From the genome of Poecile atricapillus isolate bPoeAtr1 chromosome 23, bPoeAtr1.hap1, whole genome shotgun sequence, one region includes:
- the STK38 gene encoding serine/threonine-protein kinase 38: protein MAMTGPTPCSSMSNHTKERVTMTKVTLENFYSNLIAQHEEREMRQKKLEQMMEEEGLKDEEKRIRRSAHAQKETEFLRLKRTRLGLEDFESLKVIGRGAFGEVRLVQKKDTGHVYAMKILRKADMLEKEQVGHIRAERDILVEADSLWVVKMFYSFQDKLNLYLIMEFLPGGDMMTLLMKKDTLTEEETQFYIAETVLAIDSIHQLGFIHRDIKPDNLLLDSKGHVKLSDFGLCTGLKKAHRTEFYRNLNHSLPSDFTFQNMNSKRKAETWKRNRRQLAFSTVGTPDYIAPEVFMQTGYNKLCDWWSLGVIMYEMLIGYPPFCSETPQETYKKVMNWKETLTFPPEVPISDKAKDLILRFCCEWEHRIGASGVEEIKSNPFFEGVDWEHIRERPAAISIEIKSIDDTSNFDEFPESDILKPTVATSNHPETDYKNKDWVFINYTYKRFEGLTARGAIPSYMKGGK from the exons ATGGCCATGACAGGCCCAACGCCGTGCTCGTCCATGAGTAACCACACCAAGGAGAGAGTCACCATGACAAAGGTGACATTGGAAAACTTCTACAGCAACCTCATTGCCCAGCACGAGGAGCGAGAGATGAG ACAAAAGAAACTAGAACAAATGATGGAAGAAGAAGGCCTAAAAGATGAAGAG AAAAGAATCAGGAGGTCGGCACATGCACAAAAGGAGACAGAGTTCCTTCGCCTGAAGAGAACCAGGCTTGGACTGGAGGACTTCGAGTCTCTAAAAGTAATAGGCAGAGGAGCATTTGGAGAG GTGCGCCTGGTCCAGAAGAAGGACACGGGGCACGTTTATGCCATGAAAATCCTACGCAAAGCTGATATGCTTGAGAAGGAGCAG GTTGGCCACATCCGTGCAGAGCGGGACATCCTGGTGGAGGCAGACAGCTTGTGGGTTGTGAAGATGTTCTACAGTTTCCAGGACAAGCTAAACCTCTACCTGATCATGGAGTTCCTGCCTGGAG GTGACATGATGACGCTGTTGATGAAGAAGGACACTCTGACAGAAGAGGAGACGCAGTTCTACATTGCCGAGACCGTGCTCGCCATTGACTCCATCCACCAGCTGGGATTCATCCACCGCGACATAAAACCTGACAACCTCCTCCTGGATAGCAAG GGTCACGTGAAACTGTCAGATTTTGGTCTGTGTACTGGGCTGAAGAAAGCCCACAGGACAGAATTTTACAGGAACTTGAATCACAGTCTTCCCAGTGACTTCA CTTTCCAGAACATGAATtccaaaaggaaagcagagactTGGAAGAGGAATCGCCGGCAGTTG GCTTTTTCTACGGTGGGAACTCCAGATTACATTGCTCCTGAGGTTTTTATGCAGACTGGATACAACAAGCTGTGTGACTGGTGGTCCCTGGGGGTCATCATGTACGAGATGTTGATTG gtTACCCACCATTCTGTTCCGAGACTCCTCAAGAGACGTATAAGAAAGTGATGAACTGGAAGGAAACCCTGACATTTCCTCCAGAGGTTCCAATCTCTGATAAAGCAAAGGATCTTATTTTAAG ATTTTGCTGTGAATGGGAGCACAGAATTGGTGCATCTGGTGTGGAGGAAATAAAGAGTAACCCATTCTTTGAAGGGGTTGATTGGGAGCACATCAG AGAGAGACCTGCTGCGATTTcaatagaaattaaaagcattGATGATACCTCAAACTTTGATGAATTTCCAGAATCTGATATCCTTAAACCAACAG TGGCAACAAGCAACCACCCAGAGACTGACTACAAGAACAAAGACTGGGTTTTTATCAATTACACCTACAAGCGTTTCGAGGGCCTGACGGCCCGAGGAGCAATTCCATCCTATATGAAAGGAGGGAAGTAA
- the SRSF3 gene encoding serine/arginine-rich splicing factor 3, whose protein sequence is MHRDSCPLDCKVYVGNLGNNGNKTELERAFGYYGPLRSVWVARNPPGFAFVEFEDPRDAADAVRELDGRTLCGCRVRVELSNGEKRSRNRGPPPSWGRRPRDDYRRRSPPPRRRSPRRRSFSRSRSRSLSRDRRRERSLSRERNHKPSRSFSRSRSRSRSNERK, encoded by the exons ATGCATCGTGATTCTTGTCCGCTGGACTGCAAGGTCTACGTGGGTAACCTTGGAAATAATGGCAACAAAACGGAATTAGAGCGAGCTTTTGGCTACTATGGACCACTGCGCAGTGTATGGGTGGCGAGAAATCCtcctggttttgcttttgtggAATTTGAAGATCCCCGAGATGCAGCTGATGCAGTAAGAGAACTAGATGGAAG AACCCTGTGTGGGTGTCGTGTCCGAGTGGAGCTCTCCAACGGGGAGAAGCGGAGTCGGAACCGTGGCCCCCCTCCATCGTGGGGCCGGCGCCCTCGGGATGACTATCGCAGGAGGAGTCCCCCTCCTCGGCGCAG ATCACCACGAAGGAGAAGCTTTTCCCGGAGCCGCAGCAG GTCCCTCTCCAGAGacaggagaagagaaagatCACTCTCACGGGAGAGGAACCACAAGCCTTCTCGCTCCTTTTCCAGGTCTCGCAG TCGCTCCAGGTCAAATGAGAGGAAATAA